TGAattagaatttgaagtttatgattTCTGAATAGTAACTAAACTCATAACTCGTCTTAGTTATTGGTtcgtaattaaatatttatacatactGTATGAATTTTCTAATAAAAATACAGAATTTCATCAAAAGGTATTTGGTTCGCCCAAACCAGTAGCTAATGCTCTCCCTCCGCCCCGGTAGTCCGACGGGCTGGGGTAAAATATGGATGCAGCCTATATTAACGAGTTTAGTATTTTCAATGTAGAATATAAATATACAGTCAAACCTATAATAAtctcgtttgttccgaatatttttggatgttataacgAAGGGTTGttataacatgaaaattggttaCGAAAAAAGTTTGGCTTTTAtaatgaagtgttgttatatagggatgctgttatagagaggtctgactgtatatatatgtaaaaactattttaatttttgaacacgtaattttaaaaatacacaAAAAGCCTTAAAAGTTAAATCCATCTATTTGAAATCATAAAGGGTGTATTTTGtattaagaaaaatgaaaaaatgagttatttttcaGCAACCAATtaccgaaaaatattttccttgaaaaataattttattgaaaGGTGGAAGATGAATTTCTTTGTCGATTAGTCTATTTGAAATAGTTTCTAAATTTTAGAGAGTTTTGGATAGTGAGATAATTTCTTATGAGGAAAACAATTTTCTccctaccaaacacacccttactTACTTGGAAGTTATCCATTTGGTTAGCATTCTCATCTTCCACTATATTTCCTACCAAATGATCTGCACCAAAATAGTTAATTTATTAGCTAATTTTAGTGGTTCAAAATTCTCTAATTAGACAATTGAGCAGTCCAAATTGACGACAGCTGAATAATCAAAATTGTACAATTTGTATTCGATTGTCTAAGTTTAAATCTTATGAGTCAATCATGAATCGTTTGATTGAACTTCTCCTACTTTCGTACTATGTTGCTCGGATTCTTCGAAAATGTATTATTCTTAAAGGATCTGAAATGGGTGCAGCAAGAGGCGATCACAGAATTTCAACTTTATAGGTTCTAGATTTTAAAAGGATGATTTTCAGTGCTAATAACTGCGTCCTAAAttaatatttgtacatatttaataaattttttaacacAAATAACTGGATTTGGTCGAACACGTACCGAGCTTCTAGCTCCGCCCATGATACTACAACATTTTGAAGAGTCCACGCAACATAACTTTTGTGCTAACTGTCAATAAGCTTATATATGTTTAATGTGTAATATTGCAATAAGCTTATATATGTTTAATGTGTAATATTGCAGATTAAGAGGGAGATTGGAACATTAAAACTCCTCAAACATCCTAACGTGGTCAGATTATACGAGGTACATATGtcctatctttttttctttttttaacacTAGTTGAACTTGTCTTTTCTGTTTTCGTGTCTGTTCTTTTGCCTTATTTCAAATACTctgaatattattattattatgatataTTATCTTTTGAACCAAAAAAAAATCCGAATATACCCAAAGTTAGATATTGAAAAGACATAAATTGTATTTTTGTAAAGATAAATTAGCTGCACCGAGAGATTCGGGATATAAAGTTAATTATAAATACTATTTACATATATTTTATTCTTCATAAACAACGAGTATAATACAATTTATCTTTGCTTCAAACAAAGATCAATTGATGCTCATTCTTGCACGTCTTAAAGATTCATTTCTCTTTCTCTATTTTCTGGGTAATCCGGTGTACAAAATATTTAGCATTTATGCAATGGTCCCGAAGACGGTCGCACCCCTAGAGGTATAATATAGACGGCTTATCCTAATGCAAACATTAGCGATTGCTTCTACTGTTCGAACGAAAATAACTTTACCGTTATTCCAAGCTCCcttatttttttctgttttgttttccttatctAGGCACAAAATTTGCTGAATTTTAATATAGTTCAATCTATAAAGTTACGGTTGATTGTGATAATTCATTTTTTGGTAGGTAGAAAATAATAATTGGGGAGCCATTTCCATTCTCCACATAATTAAGACTTTTTCAACTGTACAAACAAATATGAGGACTCTTTAGTCCATAACCATAAGTGTCAAATCATTGAATTTTGTGGTTGTATATTGCATATGGATGGGACCCATTTTGTCTGGGACCACAGTTAGTCATTGGATCTAGCCAATGAcattaaaaaaataaacttaggTGACAAACActgttttgtttttttcttgGACTTATAGTGTACAATTAGGAAATAGTCTCTTGCTGTTAAAATTAAGTTTATTCTGCCGTGGTAGACCAAAATTTCATGATCTCAGTTCAAATCATGAAATAACTACTCAAATCTAATTAAATTAGGTTCCTatcaaaaatagtttttcttCCTTGGAGAACTTGGACAAGATGTAATGTCTGTGACGTTTTCATGTTGCTTGTCAAGTGCTATCTCATTGTGTCAAAAATGATAACAACGacaataataacaacagcaaGAACAACAGCAATTACTTAACAATATAAAAATAGCGAcagtaacaataataacaacaacaaaaaaagttttttattattattattattattattattattattattattattattattattattactattattattttctAATGACCAATATAGAGGACTGCATGGGGAATGTTGTTGAGCCCAAACAATTGGCATAGAAGTGTTacttattactccctccgtttcaatttatacgTCTGTTTGACTGCACATAGAgtttaaaaaaagtaaagaagaCTTTTAAATCTTGTGGACTTAAAATAAAGGTGAGTGTAATGTACTAAGATACCCTTGAATCTTGTGTTTTAAACTAAAGATGAGTGTCATGTACCAAGATACCCTTGAATCGTGTGGTACTAAATATGGTATGTGGGATGTTGGAGTTAAAGAGTTGCTAAATACCGAGAGAGGCGTTCTTTTTGGAATAGACTAAAAAAGAAAGTAagacacataaattgaaatgaagAGTGTATTAGTTCCACGAATAATTTAGTAGTAACACAATACACAATTTAAGTCTGTGTATTAGTAACACATACTTAATAATCACCAGTTAAGATTTAGTAGTTCATGTTGTTTGTAATATATGGTGAAACttcattttgaattttctcaCTACACTCTCAGATACAATTTCATATACTATCTTTGTATTTATAGTCCGTATTTGCTTTTTGTATCTGTTACTTTGTACTGAGTTCATATTAGTATTTTACTATGATGCATTTCTGACATGAAACTATAATTAATCAGGTCTTAGCGAGCAAAAGCAAGATTTATATGGTGCTGGAATACGTGAATGGTGGTGAATTATTTGACAGAATCGTAAGCAACTTTGGCGATAAACTTGTGTTTCTGCATATTAACGTCTCAAATCTGGAATTTTAACCTTGACTGTAATCCTTATTCATAGGTGTCCAAAGGAAAACTAAAAGAGGCACAAGGTAGAAAACTCTTCCAACAATTGATTGACGGTGTTAGTTACTGTCACGAAAAAGGTGTCTTCCACAGAGACCTCAAGGTAACTAATTATATAGTGTAGCACACAAACATTATAAGTTGTCGCATGTTCTGTCAAATAAcatttgttatttttgaaatgcagCTAGAAAACGTACTCATTGATTCAAAAGGGAACATAAAAATAACGGACTTTGGGCTCAGTGCTTTACCCCAACATTTTAGGGTATGGACTACCATCTTCTCTTTGTCGAATATATGAATTCTTTTCCTCAAACTTAACGAGCTTTCTTGCTTAACTATAGGATGATGGTTTGTTGCATACAACTTGCGGTAGTCCCAACTATGTCGCCCCTGAAATTCTTTCTAACAGAGGATATGATGGCGCGACATCAGATACTTGGTCGTGTGGTGTCATCTTATATGTCATTCTCACTGGTTATTTACCATTTGACGATAGAAATCTTGCAGTACTTTATCAAAAGGTAAGACGTCTTCCTCTTTTCCCTTTTAATCTTTTATCTGTGTAGAGCTCATTTATATGTCATTTTCTGGAGCTAATACTATTAATATTTTTTGGAGGGACATTAATCAGATAGTTAAGGGGGATGTTCATATACCAAAATGGCTATCCGCTGGAGCAAAGAACCTCATAAAGAGGATTCTTGATCCCAACCCACATACTCGTATAACGATGGAAGAAATCAAAGAAGATAAATGGTTCAAAGAAGACTATACTCCTGTAAATCCCGACGAAGAAGATTTGGAAGATGATCCTGCATCGACAGATAATCAAGTCTTAGCAGTACAAGAAACAGTATGAACTTTGAACCCTTGAGTAATTGGTTTGTGTATAACATTATTATCCTTTCGTCGTTAATTACTGATTGGTTTTCATATCCGTGTCATAGCCACTTGACGCGCAAAGAGATCCAGAATCACCTTGTGTGATAAATGCTTTCGAGCTAATAGGGATGTCGTCATGTCTTGATCTTTCTGGATTTTTCGAGAAAGAGGTAAGtctacttttaattttttaccaTATTATGCGAGGAACAAATATTTAAACCTAGACTTATTTCTTCTTTGGATTATTGTAGGATGTTTCTGAGAGGAAGATCAGATTTACATCCAGTCTCTCTCCAAAGCAGTTGCTGGAGCGGATTGAGAATATGGTAACACAAATGGGATTTCATGTCCAGAAAAAAAATGGAAGGGTTAGTATCAATGTCGGTGTATCTACCTGTATTTGAGTAGTTCCATGTAATCCAAAAAAGATTCAGACATGCACTAGTGATACATCTCTTTTTACATTTGTGTCTGCGCATATATTTCAGTTGAAAGTGATGCAAGACCACAAAAGCCAAAAGAGCACGGCTAATCTCTCAGTAGTCGCTGAGGTAAATGACGAAAACAGTATTCTACTCCCCTTAATTTCCATTGCAGTAAGAGAGAAAAAGAAGCATAATTATTCCAATGCATGATTTGCAGGTTTTTGAGATTAGCCCATCGTTGTATGTTGTAGAGTTACGAAAGTCTTCAGGGGATTCAACAGTATATAGACAGGTATATCTCAACATCCTCTTCTACCTCGTTGCAACCTGCAATCCCTCGAGACAGGGGCGGAGTAGCTTTGGTCCGAACtttgtatttgtcttaagaaatctattgaacacgtataaattattaatttagaacccaataacttacAAAGACTAGAATTCtcaacccataaacttcaaattctccACCTCCAGCCCTGTTAAACTAACTAAATCATGCTTATATCTTGCAGTTGTGTAATAGGATATCGAGTGATTTAGGTGTTCAGCGAAGCCAGGAACTCATAGCTACTGATGTATATTGAAAGCTGCGGACCATTTGCAGTGGCGATTAAAtccatttttttgttcttttctcctcTTCTATATTTAGAGGAGTCGAGCGATATAGCATGAGATACGCTTAGTTGTTTGATTCTACGAGCGATATAGCATGAGATTAAATGGCAAACACCATTGATTTGATTAAGTGTACAGTAAGAAACATGGCGTTAGTCGCCTTATCAATTAGTACATTAAGGTAAATTTGTATTCTGTAGTATCTATTATTTAGAGGACCTTGCTCTTGGAACATGGCGATAGTCGCCTTATCAATTAGTACACATTTAGCTAAATCTGTATTCTGTAGTATATATTATTTGGAGGAGCTTGCTCTTTACAGGGATTTTGAAGTCTCCAACCAGTTTATATCTGCTCATAAATAATATTGTAgcactattttatttattttcccaTTGTTATTTCCAAAAGATTGTGCATATCAAACTCTATAAAGAAAAGGATTGTTGTTTTTTGTATATTGGAATCATGCTAGAAATACTGTCTGTTTCTGTTTTGGTGTCTGAATCTACAAATAATGTTTCCAGGAACGCATAGTTTCTTTTGAAACCTCTGTGTATTTGGATGCCGTGAACCTTTGAGGTTTTTAGTATTGAACTCATTgtctttttaaagttatgggttcatattgcTATTTATTACAATATTAGTAAATTTTTACCCATAAATTTAGGGTATGCGTCAAAAGTACTCCGCCTCTGCTCATATACCAAGGCCTCGTAGTGATTATCTCTATTTTATACATTCTggatttatatttttatttttatttttttataatcaaAAAAATACCTGAGAGCTTCATGGAAATTCTAGATGATGGGCTCACCTTTTTattcttctccacttaaatatcaAGTTCTTGTTTGCAGTAGAGTTCAAATTTGTTCATGCGTCTAACTCACACATCACATGTCGTACTCTTACCATTAGATCAAAGCCGTTCTAAATTGACAAAACTTCTAGACAACATTAATTAATAGTTAATGCCAAAAGTAGAgtgttttagaaaaataatttcgtaATGGTCCAATCCAACTCTACAAAGAGAAAAATGAGAAGGAAACCACGCTGATTTTATTAAGTAGAGGAAAAAAACATCTTTATTCTCTAGTATCCCTTTAATAGATACAACCAACTTCCACCTAAAATAGATCACCTAAATTCAAGAATCAACTTAGCCACCAAAAATCTAAAATAAGAGATGTTTGTGCAATTCTAAAACCCATACCCAACCATGTCCTAAGTTTTTTTTCCCCTTTCTTATTCGATGACTGGTATTCTCTTTTGGGGTCCtgatttttcatgatttgcaTTGTGTAAGTCCCATTAAATGCAAAAGATGCTCCTTACCACATTTTTTCTATTCTCACAGTTTGAAATTGAGATCTCTAGTTGAGGATTGATGCTCCGTACtgtaattttttctatttttagagTTCGAACCCGAAATCTCTAGTTAAAGATTGATGAATCATATCCATTCCACCACAAACTACGAGTGGTAACCACGTCCTAAGTTCTGCCTACATCTCTTCATCTCTTTTTATTTGGATTTAACTCTAGGCTATGAATTTAATTCTAAAACTACCCAAGTGAAACATTGCATAAAAGAAGGGTCTCCTTTTTTCAATTATTCTCAAAATTAAAATGTTTTATGCCAAGAAAAAGGAGAATTTTATTTATGAGGTCTACTTAGTTTTGTTAAATAATTGATCCAAAATTTTCAAACGGTAACTGATTTGTTACTTGAATATCTCCCCCAaccataaaaagaaagaaagatacaTTTCCCTAAAAAGGATAGCACACGAACCTtaggtttttttaaaaaatatcttaGCCGCCACCTCTCCAAATCTAAGTCTCTATTCCATCTCTGGCGACGATGATTCCTCTTTCCGGTGACGACGAGTTTTCTTCTAGGTAAATATCTCAGTTTTAGGATTAACAATGCGATTACAGGTTAAATTTGCGTATTTATTAAACCATTACTTATTAGAGCTAACCCACATTTTCTCCATTGCGCTCTCACCAACGATGATCACTATaaactgtgagcacctaattttttaccgtgcTTGAATATTTTCCGCTCTCATCTTCCCAGGCgtgtccccactccactttcctttgtcccccatgcttgtccccccaCACTTTGCTTCTCACTCCACTCcttgttccccatgcttgtcTCATATCACAACCCCCATATCTCCCCAATTCCCTAAAAAACGGATCTCTCTCCCCAAAGAGAAGACAGTCGTTGCCCTCATTCCCTCTATAAACTCCAACGGACCACACCTTCATATGGGGGGtgctggaaaaaaaaaataccaCACAAACTCCAAACAATAAGCTGCTATTTATTCCATAGATCTAAACTTTAGAACTCTAGCATTACAACATTTTCttcaaagaaaaatacaacagCAAAGCTAGCAAAATTCAGCAGTTGTAACTATCCCCATTTTATTCTTAAAACGGTCCCAAACTCCATTAAAAACATCACCGAATATCAGCTGAAAATTCATAGCAAAAACAGTCCAAAACGTGCCCTCCTCAGCCCAAAAACAGCTGAAAATGCAGCCATGAAACTCCAGTTCCGAAACCAGTCCaaaatatcatgaaatctcagtgtGTCCTCCCTCACAACACTCTCTCTACGGGTCAGTGAAGGGATCGAGTCCGTCGAGGTCGACGTGAAATTTCTTCGGCTGAAGGTTCCTGTTGGTTGAGCTTGTTTGTTGCTCATTTTGGTCGCCGCCTTATCCGGTCGGTTGGATTCATTAGCTCGAAGCTCTTGTCCGACACTTGTCTCTATTGTACAACTTTGTTGAAGGAGTTTTCGTTATTAATCAATTGAAAAATTAATTTTGGCTTCACAAAAGGTCCAGTTCCttaattacttttatttttatactATTCTATTAGTGGATGAATATTTTATAAAAGTGTTTTCTTGTTCTGTTTGAAAATCTTTGAATGTTGCCATATATTAATGTGTGTTAGCATGCCTTAAAGATTACTGATTGTTGAATACGATTTGTCTCATAAAATAAGTTAAGTTACTAAATGAGCTCACAGTTATTTATTTGGAGTTGGACATGGGATATTCGAATAATCGAATTGCTTCTGTTTGTTTAATAACTTGAAAGGAAGATAGAAAATTTTGATGACAAAAGAAGTGATATTTAGAAAAAGGCGATTTTAGATTCTTGGGCCAAAAGACTTCTCTCTTTAAGAATTGTTTTTATGCTTGATTTAGAATAAAGTTAGAATTGGTTTTTTGAATGAACATTAGTGACTGTAGAATTGAAAAGTGATAGACTTTTAattcttaaattttttaatttgggAATAACTCAacatgcgtagttgctttaggcgtgctcATAATTTATTGtcatgattatgtatacgttcgcgtgacatgattatgattctcaaaataaatcaaggtatgCATTCACACAATTTTgacaaaacaatcttaataattaataaagtgttattagttGTGTACACGTActcgtgacatgattttggcacaataaataaAACGAATTCACACACGCGAtttgtttcaaagataattttatattttaataataaaagcggacatagataaaatatgaaaaccaataaatcacagtttgtccaaaattaattcgagccaattttagtcaataaagcgaccgtgctagaatcacgggactcggggaatgtcttacaccttctccccggtcaacagaattccttacccggactttgttttgcagaccaataataaaagagtcaaatcttcctttgactagagattcaaacaaaaggtgacttggaacacccaaaaaatcaattccaagtggcgactctgtaaataaaataatccctattcaagtttgtcactttaattgaagaaactctttaacccaccatCCACAATCAATAACACCTCATATCTTTTTGGGGGGTagtaaaaggggtgtgacagctctggcgactctgctggggaattcaagaattcgagcttgtacattgactttatttggctttattaatttttgtatatattgtgatttatttgggactaatgtgttacttgtccactttttactatcttgatattgttgaactgtacatataaattgtatcctctctcgCATCCCATTGAGTcttctgataattagttatgttATGTTTGCCTACccgcatcacaaaatttctgtcttgagataaagccagttagcctaccagcttctggtgaaggatttagtcacacatgtttaggcgggagagccgttagctagccagtgttgttctactactggtaATGCTTGATGCTCCTcggtctagataccatctcctttaggatttacaaacttagaagaacaagccacaagcaatggatatccctagtaggctacgctttatttgcatcatgtgcatttgacttagcagcgcTCTACTCATGGGCCAAGTTCTGTTTTAGGACAGGTACCTTGTGgagaccattatgtcatgttatgtgctacttgttgcattatttgggaggcttgccTGTCGACCGACTTTAGCATATATCGGTTGAACGAAGAGAGAAAAAATGATGTGGTTTAGTGCATATGGTtcttaaagattaattttcatataaaaaaagaagaagtacaTAGTCAATTTTaactgaactacgcgggtctgattctcaccggatgtgagatacgtaggcaaacctcatcggtttcggcccccaatttttaaaaatccaaaaagatattttcc
The sequence above is drawn from the Nicotiana tabacum cultivar K326 chromosome 13, ASM71507v2, whole genome shotgun sequence genome and encodes:
- the LOC107802461 gene encoding CBL-interacting serine/threonine-protein kinase 1 — its product is MVIVQQQEEEIRQGGGKKGMRLGKYEVGKTLGEGNFGKVKYAKHIDSGQSFAIKILDKDRIIDLRSTDQIKREIGTLKLLKHPNVVRLYEVLASKSKIYMVLEYVNGGELFDRIVSKGKLKEAQGRKLFQQLIDGVSYCHEKGVFHRDLKLENVLIDSKGNIKITDFGLSALPQHFRDDGLLHTTCGSPNYVAPEILSNRGYDGATSDTWSCGVILYVILTGYLPFDDRNLAVLYQKIVKGDVHIPKWLSAGAKNLIKRILDPNPHTRITMEEIKEDKWFKEDYTPVNPDEEDLEDDPASTDNQVLAVQETPLDAQRDPESPCVINAFELIGMSSCLDLSGFFEKEDVSERKIRFTSSLSPKQLLERIENMVTQMGFHVQKKNGRLKVMQDHKSQKSTANLSVVAEVFEISPSLYVVELRKSSGDSTVYRQLCNRISSDLGVQRSQELIATDVY